The Colias croceus chromosome 6, ilColCroc2.1 genome contains the following window.
tgtatGTTTTCGAGACGACATTTGTTTTAAACGACATGCAACAATCATTCAATGGTCTTCGCATGAAATAGTTACTAACATTCATACAAACACTCGAGTTCATGATAATGAAATCAAATACTTTTGAatgttactaaataattatatcttttttgatatttctattGATTTATTCTGGGCTTATCGGTCCTTTTACAATTTggaaaaatgtgaatatgtcaATATAACAAAACTTTCAGTTTTCAGTTtgaatatatacctattacatGCTATTCGGACTTATTTGCCAGGGTTTATTCTAACTGCAAATTGCAATACTAAAACTTAAATGGAACAGGCAAAGGTGCATACAGTTGAGGCCTTTTCGGTCCGCTTTATCcgcaaaaataacaaaatctcATGCATTTCCATTCTTTGCctttaataattgtatgtattatataaattagcTCACTTCCAACCTTCAAggaaaatatgttttcaaaattaattgacCGTCGGATATTGTGAAAATTACGTATCCGACTATAGATACGTAATAACTTAGTTCTAACATAGGTACCCTATATACTTccataaatgaaataattaataaaagcatatgtattttaaaacaggCAAGCCAAAGTATAAGGTTCCAATTTTTTAGCGTAGATTCGTTTTTCGTCTGTTATGAACTCATTACACAGACACACGTTCATAATGCTCGAAGCTCTGTTCGGCGCAGTGCTCAGTGTTCGAGTGTGCCTAGTAACCTAAGTTCGTGCTTTGATtctgtaaaatattacaataggtACACTCGTTGGTTTCGCATTAAACTCACGATGTAACACAACATGGGACGTCGTCTTTGATGGGCagttcaataaaatttcaaaacgATGAATGCTCGAAGTTGCTGTATCTGATGACGAGATATTTCCACGTttgtgatataataaatacctacttaccaCCTTTGTTTGGGAACAGAAATAGGCACAGAACAGGAAATAGGTTTTAGGATAAAAGGTTAAGTTATAACTACCAAGCGTATAATAAAGTCGCATTCTCTCTCCCTATCCCtataacggattttgatgcggttttttttaaataggggAATTCTCGTAGAAGGTTCATATCATTTAAAGGGTTAGACAAAGCgcgcgaagccgtgggcgggtcgctagtttaaaatatagctgttagatttatttttgtaggtGTATGTGTAAAAATTAGACAATTTAGAATTGAGAACGAAACAGGGAAGAGGGAAAGGGGTTCTGTTATGTTTAAAGTTAAAGAGTATAGAATTATGTACTATTAAAACTTTAAGAGGGATTAAATAACGACACCATttgcattattataaaaaaaatatatttgctatAGGGGTTATAAATACGAGACTCACAAAAAAGTCATAATACCGAgggattttttatttcagactGAGTATTCATGACTTGCTCTGTGATTCATGCTACAACTCTACAAGGAGCTAAATCTAAAATTGTATGACTTGTTGTCGTATTGAATAACTTTAGTATGTAACTTCAACTTAGAACGCACGAAATATAAGTTAATGTgattggaaaaataaattaacttaacATCGCTGTTGAACAAAGTAATGTAAATCCATCATCTCTAGATATCATAATAATGCATCGCGGAAGATCAACCAATACCCGCGgtcccatcattaaagcggctcgacggaacacagtgggattttagtcggtaagaatccgacataacccacggctccttccccggggccctgggtatctttggaagatttccccacgtaaaaaaaaggtatcataataattttatgaaaggtctaatctttttttaattgtctttaaaacaaaatacatttaacgacgttattaaaaaacaattacacACATAAAAACGCAGCTAGTGCGTAACTATAATCTcttcattacatattattattaaaatgtgcCAACTTAGaagaattacatattattcaaTACAATTGGATGGATTATTCCGCGTCTTTAGGTGGGTAATGAGATTTAACGCccctaaaaattaaaaagattagGAATATAATGACGATGCGAAGATGTGGCTTCTCCAACAATAAGGTCACAgaggaatataaaatattagctCGTTTGCAGTAGTCATGTtgatctttataaataaaatgcagaaataattgtatttatataatttatatgaaaaaaattggttaaaaaatgtctttaataacattaagaaTATGATGAATAAATGTGTAAACtcattaatcaaattaaaaaaaatacatacaaaaagcACTGTTTAAATAGAAGAATGCTTTTGggttaaaaatatcagcacCTTAAGACTAAAAGTCTTGATATCGGCTTGTACatcttataataaatgtcATGTATTAagcctataaatattttaaacttcattataatatgagcTCTTGGATTTTCGGCTCTTTTTTCTAAAACTATCTTCTTATACCAAAGATTTAGAATAGCTAaggcaaaatatttaaaactttaacatGCTtctaatattcaaattaaatccTTGTAAATGGAGGCACATCTAGAAGTGTTAATAATGAATAGTttgaaacttttaaaattacaaacacaattgttacaatataatattccaCATTGAACAATAATGTAAAACATATTACAGTCTAATGATAAATGATCGTAGGCCACTCCATTAAATTAGTAACTTCATACAAAGCTACATAACACAATATCTCAACAATACTTTTGTTATATACAATGACTCGATATAATTTTGCAATGTGAACAATggttataaataatgatttagaTGAGAAGTGCTTGCTTAGTGCTAATATGATTTGAGCTGATAAGCGTGGAACAAGCTGCATTTATTCAGCAGCAGCTGCCTGTTCACTTTCAATGAGAGCTTCGGAGGGattctcttttaaattctcTACTTCAGCAACTTCTTTTTCATTTGATTGCTCCCGAGAGCTAACTGCGCCATTTTCATTTACATTCTCATCTTTTAAGGGTGTATTCTCCTTTGAGGATTTTTTACTCTCTAAATTTGTTTCTTCTACTGGCGCAGGTGTttcattttgtgttttttcttCATCTTCTTCCTCATCAGGTTTTAATCTGTCTGCTGACTCTTTTTCTACTGATGACTCTTTTGTTAATGCTGCATCATCTGTGGGAGGACTGTCTGCCTCCGCTGGATGCGAGTCTTTGTTTTGCGAAGCCTCGTTGGCTTCATCATTTTGTTGATCTTCTGCCGTTCCATTGGTATCATTTTCTGTGACTTCATCCTTGGGCTCTTCCTTTGCAATGTCTCCATTTGCAACGTTTTCCTAAAATATTGAAGagattatgtatatttttcctattaatgctaaatatataaaaaaaaacattcagtAATGTGTGTACCTGAGGCTCTTCTGGTGGTACTTCCACTTTTAAAAACTGCTCTAAGGTATCCACTTCATTGGCAAGATCAAACTGGTCATAgtcctaaaataaaatatcatcaatattaatatcacATAAGAATTGTTTTGTATTGGGTCTTATCAGTTAATAGCAAACACAATTAGTCACACTTTACTTTTAACTACTCAATGACACCTCACTGCAGTTTAAAAACTAGCTTGGCTTTgctcataaatataaaacttgtTCTTACACCACAATATTCTTCGTCGTTGAACACTTGAGGAGGAAGTGGCGAGCGAGGGTTGGGGTCGCTGACAGTGCCGCCGTTTGATTTGGCATTGTTTTGCATAAAATCCTTATCAGACTCGCGCCCGGGCTCCGTTATGTcgattatttcatattttatgttcTTCGAATCGAGTATCATTAAAACTCGTTGCTGTCTCTTTTTTACCTACGATGGAGAGatcgaaaaataaaaatgaaagaaaCAGAATGTGAATCAGCCGAGCAAAAAGATGATCTTAAGCAGTGTATCAAATATCAGTAATTTACTTACTTCCTTGTTTCCCGAAATACCACTAATATACACTTTGACAACCATTgttttttactataattaaCGTGACTCAAAAAGCTAAAACGTATTCTAAATTATACTAGACAAAAATATAGGCTTGGCCATTAGACAATCTGGTAATAATAATTGCTAGCTACTTGTCAAGTGTCGTTGTCAACTTATGTTTGACATACATTTCAGTGTGGCCGTATTTTTTTCATCAAATGAGCATGAATCTtttgatataggtacctagttgtTTTGCGACCTGCGGTTATAGTAATGGTCACAGCTTAGTTTGTTAAAACTTCAGACaactattatataaaactctatgtaatattaataaaaactcaataaaGCCTTTcatgatattatgtaacttATGCCTTATGCGGCGTACCTATGTACCTTTTGAACATTATTCAagagataaataataagtagtaaaagtaagtattaaaatagcCACTGGAACTCTCCCCTACTTATTCCTTGACAAATGGTTAAACGCACGAGCAGTAACAGTTTATGCCATAAGATGTTCAATTCCAGCTcgccaaaaaatattaataattatctccGAACCTGCCCGTTTGTGTTATCCGAACTATATGAGTGTGCGTGTTTCTGTGCGCGCATACTATACATGAATGCCTACTATTATAGCGCGCTATTCAAATTGTCGGTAGAAGTTGAAATATTAGAGCACTATGAAGTAAACGTGCCATAACTGTGAGCATATCTTTAGTTTAAAGCAGGTTTTTTACAGGGTTTGTAAAGGTAAATTTATCTCAAAGAAAACATCGTTAACAAATGGTCAGACTCCCATTGTTTACATTGGTAataggtaaattaaaatttaatgcgaaataaaaaaacacagactttttataaaaatttattcaatataatatcattattataatacataggCAAATGATGGTTCCGTTAATAAAAACTAGACTATTTCGCAAACGATACTGCAACGCGTGGAATGTTATGCAGTCTTATTAACTATGATCCTATCTCTTAAGCTGTAGGCCTAGTGCACGACAACCAGTACTTAGAAATCTTCAGTAAGTACTAAAcgaaatacctacttataatttcaaaaatccCCCATACTCATAATAAGTACCAGATTTGCTTAGATCATTACTTGTTCATACATTAacaatgtatgtatttaaaaaactaatGTGGTTATATATGATATggcaacatattatatagaaatacataatatatcaatttaaatatagcACATTCATATAGATTCAACCGAGTTCTAAAATATAAGATACAActatgatattaataatataaaatataataatcactTTTGAAGGATACATTTAATTAACgtacgtatataatatacagaataatttttataaaataaatcgcataaaaataaataacacaataaatatttttcgaaaTCACTTTTGCATATGAATGTAACAAGCATAAAGTAatcaaatcataataaaaGGCAAAAAAGAAACAGTGTAGATTAttctattgtttaaaatatattctatgatCGGAATCCATTAGTGTAACAATTAAATCACACGGAGACACCGTAATGTAGTCAAAATCTAAAATGTTGGCAAATTTCCAAACAGCTGTTTATTGTGATAAACAAAGTAATTATTTGCTGGTCGTAGTCCGTAGACACTGTTGCTGCTTGAACTTTTCATAAATATCAAAGTATTATCAATGTTTTACGCAACTgcgcaaaaaataatttactagatACAGAAATTCAATCcgaattttaccaatattctTATTTGTGCAAATGCTTTCCAATTTAAAGTTTCACGCACACATACGTAAATACGTGTTCTCACATTCCGAAACAGATAATtgcatattttcattaaaaatttgtacAGTTGCCATCGGGTCGgtggcatttttttttttgagaaaaaaaagcAGAGGTGCCATTAGGCGTAATTATCACATTAATTGGCATCG
Protein-coding sequences here:
- the LOC123692381 gene encoding SH3 domain-binding glutamic acid-rich protein homolog isoform X1, whose amino-acid sequence is MVVKVYISGISGNKEVKKRQQRVLMILDSKNIKYEIIDITEPGRESDKDFMQNNAKSNGGTVSDPNPRSPLPPQVFNDEEYCGDYDQFDLANEVDTLEQFLKVEVPPEEPQENVANGDIAKEEPKDEVTENDTNGTAEDQQNDEANEASQNKDSHPAEADSPPTDDAALTKESSVEKESADRLKPDEEEDEEKTQNETPAPVEETNLESKKSSKENTPLKDENVNENGAVSSREQSNEKEVAEVENLKENPSEALIESEQAAAAE
- the LOC123692381 gene encoding SH3 domain-binding glutamic acid-rich protein homolog isoform X2, with product MILDSKNIKYEIIDITEPGRESDKDFMQNNAKSNGGTVSDPNPRSPLPPQVFNDEEYCGDYDQFDLANEVDTLEQFLKVEVPPEEPQENVANGDIAKEEPKDEVTENDTNGTAEDQQNDEANEASQNKDSHPAEADSPPTDDAALTKESSVEKESADRLKPDEEEDEEKTQNETPAPVEETNLESKKSSKENTPLKDENVNENGAVSSREQSNEKEVAEVENLKENPSEALIESEQAAAAE